In a genomic window of SAR116 cluster alpha proteobacterium HIMB100:
- a CDS encoding enoyl-CoA hydratase/carnithine racemase (PFAM: Enoyl-CoA hydratase/isomerase family), translating to MTGLQNVDQNEVKILTRIDGSIGHIIFNNPQRHNAVSLEMWDMVEEALSSFATDDTIRVVVLSGAGGKSFVSGADISKFEKERGSEDATKHYNARIKIVYDTIETYPKPTIAMINGHCIGGGLNLAACTDIRIASDKSKFSMPAAKLALGYPFDAIRRLINAVGVGAAKQMMFTAKSIDAHKALQLGLVQDVVSEADLTLHVDTLAQTIAGNAPLTVATMKFISTQVMKADPSTRDLLKCDEMVANCFASEDYIEGRKAFMEKRKPAFKGR from the coding sequence ATGACAGGACTTCAAAACGTGGATCAGAATGAGGTAAAAATTCTCACCCGTATAGATGGTTCGATAGGGCATATCATTTTCAATAATCCACAACGACATAATGCTGTTTCTCTTGAAATGTGGGATATGGTTGAAGAAGCTCTATCTTCTTTTGCAACGGATGACACCATTCGTGTTGTCGTACTGTCTGGGGCAGGAGGCAAGTCCTTCGTTTCAGGAGCTGACATCTCTAAATTCGAAAAAGAACGCGGCTCTGAAGATGCAACAAAACATTACAATGCACGGATCAAAATTGTTTACGACACGATCGAAACTTATCCTAAGCCAACCATCGCTATGATAAATGGACATTGCATTGGCGGCGGTTTGAACTTAGCGGCGTGTACCGATATCCGCATTGCTTCTGATAAGTCCAAATTTTCCATGCCAGCGGCAAAGCTGGCACTAGGCTATCCCTTTGACGCTATCCGCAGATTAATCAATGCTGTTGGTGTCGGGGCAGCAAAACAGATGATGTTTACAGCCAAAAGCATAGATGCGCACAAAGCGCTTCAACTGGGGCTGGTTCAGGATGTTGTGAGCGAGGCGGACTTAACCTTGCATGTTGATACGCTTGCACAAACAATAGCAGGTAACGCGCCATTAACCGTCGCCACGATGAAGTTCATTTCAACCCAGGTCATGAAAGCTGATCCCTCGACACGTGACCTGTTAAAATGCGATGAAATGGTGGCGAACTGCTTTGCCTCAGAGGATTACATAGAAGGACGCAAAGCTTTTATGGAAAAGCGTAAGCCAGCGTTCAAAGGGCGTTAA
- a CDS encoding ABC-type branched-chain amino acid transport systems, ATPase component (PFAM: ABC transporter; Branched-chain amino acid ATP-binding cassette transporter) — MTAPILELRSINKYFGALHATRDVSLTVEHGEIHALIGPNGAGKTTLIKQIYGTETPDAGEILLSGEAITTQPIVQRVRSGIGRSFQISNVLLGFTVLENAIIAEQARRGEAFRFFAPAFSDPELISGAEQILSHVGLNKNTDRLVANIAHGERRLLELALAIAYTPALLLLDEPLAGAGAEESQHMTKIIKGLRKDHGILLIEHDMDAVFALADRITVLVEGEAIASGPPEQISKNKAVREAYLGNEDDHADFG; from the coding sequence ATGACTGCTCCCATTCTAGAGCTCAGATCAATCAATAAATATTTTGGGGCCTTACATGCCACACGCGATGTCAGCTTAACCGTTGAGCACGGTGAAATTCATGCGCTTATTGGTCCAAATGGTGCTGGCAAAACCACATTGATTAAACAGATTTATGGGACAGAAACCCCTGACGCAGGTGAAATCCTCTTATCTGGTGAAGCCATCACCACACAGCCGATCGTGCAACGGGTCAGAAGCGGCATTGGCAGATCATTTCAGATCAGCAATGTTCTGCTTGGGTTCACAGTCCTGGAAAATGCAATCATTGCTGAACAAGCACGGCGGGGTGAGGCCTTTCGGTTTTTTGCGCCTGCTTTCAGCGATCCAGAACTTATCTCAGGGGCAGAACAAATTTTAAGCCATGTTGGCTTGAACAAAAATACAGATCGCCTTGTTGCCAACATAGCGCATGGTGAACGCCGCCTTCTTGAACTTGCATTGGCTATCGCATACACCCCTGCCCTGTTATTGCTTGACGAGCCTCTGGCCGGAGCCGGAGCAGAAGAAAGCCAACATATGACAAAAATCATCAAAGGTTTACGAAAAGATCACGGCATTCTTCTTATTGAACATGACATGGATGCGGTGTTTGCCCTCGCCGACAGAATTACTGTGCTTGTTGAGGGTGAAGCGATTGCCAGCGGGCCCCCAGAACAGATCAGCAAAAACAAAGCCGTACGTGAAGCCTATTTAGGTAATGAGGACGATCATGCTGATTTTGGATAA
- a CDS encoding ABC-type branched-chain amino acid transport system, periplasmic component (PFAM: Receptor family ligand binding region), translating into MRHLIFAAAAASLLMTASFAQAETVKVGYMTTLSGSAGIIGKQMQDGVKLAMEHTGGKLGGRDAEVIFVDDQRKPDVAKQLANRLIKRDKVDVVAGVIWSNLLMAIHKQVTRSDTLLISSNAGPSPLAGEKCHKNFVSMSWQNDQTSEGMGKYMQDAGIKSVYMMAPNYQAGKDMLTGFKRHFKGEIVGEVYTKLGQSDFQAELSTLRSADPEATFIFQPGGMAVNFVKQWNQSGMESVSKLYTVFAVDGISLPALKETALGTISTQTWSPDLDNEMNQRFVRDYKATYGVYPSFYAAQAYDTMMAIDHAISKANSTDAEAMRSVLAKGDIPTTRGPLAMNTNQFPIQNVYLREVVLDSDGVATLKVIGTVLENHGDVYAKDCKL; encoded by the coding sequence ATGAGACATTTAATTTTTGCAGCAGCGGCTGCCTCATTGCTGATGACAGCAAGTTTTGCTCAGGCTGAGACTGTAAAAGTTGGCTATATGACCACTTTATCAGGCTCTGCAGGTATCATCGGCAAACAAATGCAAGATGGTGTAAAGCTGGCAATGGAACATACTGGCGGCAAGCTGGGCGGGCGTGATGCGGAAGTTATTTTCGTTGATGATCAGCGTAAACCTGATGTGGCTAAGCAGCTGGCAAACCGGTTAATCAAAAGAGATAAGGTAGATGTTGTTGCCGGCGTGATCTGGTCAAATCTATTGATGGCCATTCATAAGCAGGTCACACGCTCTGATACTCTGCTGATCAGTTCAAACGCGGGCCCCTCACCTCTGGCAGGTGAAAAATGTCATAAGAATTTTGTATCTATGTCCTGGCAGAATGACCAAACCTCAGAAGGAATGGGTAAATATATGCAGGATGCAGGCATCAAGTCTGTTTATATGATGGCGCCAAACTATCAGGCAGGCAAAGATATGCTGACCGGTTTCAAGCGACATTTCAAAGGTGAAATCGTCGGCGAAGTATATACAAAGCTTGGCCAGAGCGACTTTCAGGCCGAATTGTCAACCTTGCGTTCAGCAGATCCTGAAGCGACCTTTATTTTCCAGCCCGGCGGCATGGCTGTGAATTTTGTAAAACAATGGAACCAAAGCGGTATGGAATCTGTCAGCAAGCTCTACACCGTTTTTGCTGTTGACGGCATTTCCCTTCCTGCTCTGAAAGAGACCGCTCTGGGCACAATCAGCACCCAAACCTGGTCACCAGATCTGGATAATGAAATGAACCAGAGATTTGTGCGTGATTACAAAGCAACATATGGGGTTTATCCCTCGTTTTATGCAGCACAGGCCTATGACACAATGATGGCAATTGACCATGCTATTTCAAAAGCAAACAGCACTGACGCCGAAGCGATGCGGTCAGTTTTGGCTAAAGGGGATATTCCGACCACACGAGGTCCTCTGGCAATGAACACAAACCAGTTCCCCATTCAAAATGTTTATCTGCGTGAGGTCGTGTTGGATAGCGATGGTGTGGCCACGCTAAAAGTCATCGGTACTGTGCTGGAAAATCATGGTGATGTTTACGCCAAAGATTGCAAGCTTTAA
- a CDS encoding branched-chain amino acid ABC-type transport system, permease component (PFAM: Branched-chain amino acid transport system / permease component): MTITLLLEQVFNGIQSGVTLFLVAAGLTLILGIMDLVFLAHGAQVMVGAYTATAITLATNNFYLGILLAIPLTFASGYILEFLIIRHLYKRDHMEQVLATFGLILFFNELTRIGFGPAALFSNLPPSLSGFVYILPDTPYPMFRILVIMVGFAIAVGIYVLVTKTRIGAMVRAGASNADMTAALGVNIHMLRRFVFSVGACLAGIAGMMLAPLTVVEPGMGEPLLILSLVVIIIGGIGSVRGAFIAAVIVGLVDTVGRVFLPELLRSFMEQSAADGAGPALASMMIYILMAVILVFKPTGLFPPKG; this comes from the coding sequence ATGACGATCACGCTTTTGTTGGAGCAGGTTTTTAACGGCATTCAATCCGGTGTCACTTTATTTCTGGTGGCAGCAGGGCTGACCCTGATCTTAGGCATCATGGACCTTGTGTTTCTGGCACATGGGGCCCAGGTAATGGTCGGAGCTTATACGGCAACAGCGATCACACTAGCAACAAATAATTTCTATCTCGGTATCTTGCTTGCTATACCGCTGACCTTTGCCAGCGGGTATATTTTAGAATTTTTGATTATCCGACACTTATATAAACGTGACCATATGGAACAGGTATTGGCCACATTCGGGTTAATCCTGTTTTTCAATGAACTTACCCGGATTGGGTTTGGGCCGGCCGCGCTATTTTCAAACTTGCCACCATCCTTATCTGGTTTCGTGTATATTCTCCCCGATACCCCCTACCCTATGTTTCGAATTCTGGTCATCATGGTGGGGTTTGCCATTGCCGTAGGCATTTATGTCCTGGTGACAAAAACCCGGATTGGGGCGATGGTCAGGGCAGGTGCAAGTAATGCGGATATGACCGCTGCTCTTGGGGTAAACATCCACATGCTGCGCCGCTTTGTTTTTTCAGTTGGGGCTTGCCTTGCTGGGATCGCTGGCATGATGCTGGCCCCGCTGACGGTGGTTGAACCCGGCATGGGAGAACCGCTATTAATCCTCTCACTGGTGGTGATCATAATTGGGGGGATAGGCTCTGTTCGCGGCGCATTTATTGCTGCCGTCATTGTGGGTCTGGTGGATACAGTTGGCCGTGTGTTTCTGCCTGAATTGCTGCGCAGTTTTATGGAGCAATCGGCTGCAGACGGGGCCGGACCAGCTCTGGCTTCGATGATGATTTATATTCTTATGGCTGTGATACTGGTATTCAAGCCAACTGGCCTGTTTCCGCCAAAGGGGTGA
- a CDS encoding ABC-type branched-chain amino acid transport system, permease component (PFAM: Branched-chain amino acid transport system / permease component), with product MQTLKTITALMTRSPSLLILLALFGLFPIYTSLADLPFWNDVAMRIMLLGMAAMGLNLVLGFGGMVSFGHAAFIGIGAYCVGISQFCGLDNGWLHILIAVFVCAGLGVLIGFLALRTKGIYFIMITLAFAQMLYFFFVSLELFGGDDGMGVERAEFFIIDLWEPLRLYYLIWSCLLIISIVLMLVINSRFGVVLQGIKDNESRIEAMGLAPLRYKMTAYIISAAICGLAGVLFASWQEYVSPDIMHWSRSGELMIVVVLGGLTYLSGPLIGAIVFFLLEEFLPELLHIIAPDYTENWMIIFGPLLVAVVLFTKGGVMGAFNKLRIMALYRGDAK from the coding sequence ATGCAGACCCTGAAGACCATAACCGCACTCATGACCCGCTCTCCTTCATTATTGATATTGTTGGCCTTATTTGGGTTGTTTCCCATTTATACCAGCCTGGCAGATTTACCGTTCTGGAATGATGTTGCCATGAGGATAATGCTTCTGGGAATGGCCGCAATGGGGCTGAATCTGGTGTTGGGATTTGGCGGCATGGTCTCATTCGGGCATGCAGCATTTATTGGTATTGGCGCCTATTGTGTTGGAATCAGCCAGTTTTGTGGGCTGGATAATGGCTGGCTTCATATTCTCATTGCTGTATTTGTTTGTGCAGGCTTAGGAGTTCTGATTGGTTTTTTGGCCCTGCGAACAAAGGGCATTTATTTCATTATGATCACGCTAGCCTTCGCGCAGATGCTGTATTTCTTTTTCGTCAGTTTAGAGTTGTTCGGCGGTGACGATGGTATGGGTGTGGAAAGAGCGGAATTCTTCATTATCGATCTGTGGGAACCGTTGCGGCTCTACTATCTGATTTGGAGCTGCCTGTTGATAATCAGCATAGTTTTGATGTTAGTGATCAATTCGCGTTTTGGCGTTGTCCTGCAGGGTATTAAGGATAATGAATCACGAATTGAGGCTATGGGTCTGGCACCCCTGCGTTACAAAATGACAGCCTATATCATATCCGCAGCAATTTGCGGACTGGCCGGAGTTCTGTTTGCCAGTTGGCAAGAATATGTGTCACCAGATATTATGCATTGGTCACGGTCAGGTGAACTGATGATTGTAGTTGTTTTGGGCGGGCTGACCTATTTATCTGGGCCGCTTATTGGGGCGATTGTATTTTTTCTGCTTGAGGAATTTTTACCAGAACTGCTTCACATTATCGCGCCAGACTATACCGAAAACTGGATGATTATATTTGGCCCTCTTCTGGTTGCTGTTGTGTTGTTTACCAAGGGCGGGGTGATGGGGGCTTTCAATAAACTTCGCATCATGGCCTTATATCGCGGGGACGCAAAATGA
- a CDS encoding nitrate/nitrite transporter (PFAM: Major Facilitator Superfamily) yields the protein MNLARLQHKTVSDLFINISHFLDHFIMLIFAKAAYDAGRYFGLSYEQIISYGTLGLVLFGACAPMAARLADKYSRSLMMVIYHFGIGISAVLTSFSRNPVELMFGLALIGIFASIYHPVGIALLLKREERVGLRLGINGVFGNMGVAFAPLIIGLILVYGTWQAGFLLSGFFCLAYGFIFARSLKADAAGGPKSGAKTNKYGFVDGWQRALFALALITSAGGFVFGGMTFLVPRYFELEMQNLTTSVALTGLLASVVYGIASFAQVAVGWLIDRVSAKQVLIYVAIGQVIFVFLSASFSDLALFFFMMIAMSFVFGQIPITDAVMSRYVPDSWRSRILSIKFLLNLCIGATVLPLSGYMLQSGYEMSDLFSVMSLIACFIFLAGFILPGLDKKQS from the coding sequence ATGAACCTAGCAAGATTACAGCATAAGACCGTATCTGACCTGTTCATCAATATCAGCCATTTTCTTGACCATTTCATTATGCTTATCTTCGCAAAGGCAGCATATGATGCGGGTCGATATTTTGGTCTGAGTTACGAGCAGATTATCAGCTACGGCACGCTGGGCCTTGTACTTTTTGGAGCCTGTGCGCCAATGGCCGCAAGGCTTGCTGATAAATATTCGCGATCACTGATGATGGTAATCTATCACTTTGGTATCGGCATTAGCGCGGTTCTAACGTCATTTTCCCGTAATCCAGTTGAACTAATGTTTGGGCTGGCTTTAATTGGTATTTTTGCTTCAATCTATCACCCAGTAGGTATTGCGCTGTTGTTAAAGCGCGAAGAGCGTGTTGGCTTGCGTCTTGGGATCAATGGCGTCTTTGGCAATATGGGTGTTGCCTTCGCCCCTCTCATTATTGGCCTTATCCTTGTTTATGGGACCTGGCAGGCCGGGTTTTTACTGTCTGGCTTCTTTTGTTTGGCCTACGGCTTTATCTTTGCCCGCAGCTTAAAAGCAGATGCGGCGGGGGGACCGAAATCAGGTGCAAAGACGAATAAATACGGCTTTGTCGACGGATGGCAGCGCGCTCTATTTGCATTGGCTTTAATCACCTCTGCTGGCGGCTTTGTTTTCGGCGGGATGACATTTCTGGTACCCCGTTACTTTGAATTGGAAATGCAAAATTTGACAACATCTGTCGCACTAACCGGTCTTCTGGCCTCAGTTGTTTATGGTATCGCGTCATTTGCACAAGTCGCGGTGGGCTGGCTGATAGATAGGGTATCTGCCAAACAGGTGTTAATATATGTGGCCATTGGTCAGGTCATTTTTGTGTTCCTGTCAGCCTCATTTTCTGACTTGGCGCTGTTTTTCTTTATGATGATTGCGATGTCATTTGTCTTTGGCCAAATTCCGATCACAGATGCAGTCATGTCCAGATATGTCCCTGATAGCTGGCGCAGCCGTATTCTCAGCATCAAATTTCTGTTGAATTTGTGCATAGGCGCAACTGTGCTCCCATTGAGTGGTTATATGTTACAGTCAGGATATGAGATGTCAGATTTATTTTCCGTGATGAGCCTGATTGCTTGTTTCATCTTTCTGGCGGGGTTTATATTGCCCGGCTTGGACAAAAAACAGAGCTAG
- a CDS encoding NAD-dependent aldehyde dehydrogenase (PFAM: Aldehyde dehydrogenase family) produces the protein MDKLQFYIDGKWVSPSHAETLDVINPATEDIVATISLGSSEDVDRAVAAARRAFEAYAQTPVQQRIDLLTTIREIYKKRVDDVADAIQTEMGAPSYLAKGAQAMVGLAHLKAAIRSLSTHEFEYTHDEFIIRHEPIGVCGLITPWNWPVNQVVSKLAPCLASGCTAILKPSEIAPLSSLIIAEILDEAKVPAGVFNLVNGMGPVVGEAMSAHPDIDMMSFTGSTRGGVAVAKASAESVKRVSQELGGKSANIILDDDEFESSINKGVSLCMNNTGQSCNAPTRMLVPANRKEQAYAIAKKAAESAVVGDPKNEGTVIGPLVSDIQFEKVQNLIEAGIEEGAILLAGGTGKPDGLNKGYFAKPTIFGDVKNEMTIAQEEIFGPVLSMITYDDIDDAVSIANDTEYGLAAYVSGQNKNELTSIARRLRAGQVHINYGSGGADAPFGGYKQSGNGREKAEWGLEEFLEVKAILGA, from the coding sequence ATGGACAAGCTTCAATTTTATATTGACGGAAAATGGGTTAGCCCTTCTCACGCTGAAACACTTGATGTCATCAATCCCGCCACAGAAGACATTGTCGCCACAATATCACTTGGCAGCAGCGAAGATGTTGACCGGGCTGTGGCTGCTGCCCGCCGTGCTTTTGAGGCCTATGCACAAACACCAGTGCAACAGCGGATAGATTTGCTGACGACCATAAGAGAAATTTACAAAAAACGTGTTGATGACGTTGCCGATGCCATACAAACCGAAATGGGTGCGCCAAGCTATCTGGCCAAAGGGGCACAGGCGATGGTCGGTCTTGCCCATCTCAAAGCAGCTATTCGTTCGCTCAGCACACATGAATTTGAATACACACATGATGAGTTTATCATCAGACATGAACCGATTGGCGTGTGTGGCCTGATTACACCTTGGAATTGGCCTGTTAATCAGGTTGTATCAAAGCTGGCACCATGCCTCGCATCTGGCTGTACTGCAATTTTGAAGCCTTCTGAAATCGCCCCCTTATCATCCCTGATCATTGCTGAAATACTTGATGAGGCTAAAGTGCCCGCCGGCGTGTTTAATCTTGTAAACGGGATGGGACCTGTGGTCGGCGAGGCAATGTCTGCACATCCTGATATCGATATGATGTCATTCACTGGCTCTACGCGCGGCGGCGTTGCTGTCGCGAAAGCTTCAGCTGAAAGTGTAAAACGCGTCAGCCAGGAATTGGGTGGCAAATCTGCAAACATTATCCTTGATGACGATGAATTTGAATCCTCAATCAACAAAGGGGTCAGCCTATGTATGAATAATACGGGCCAGTCTTGTAATGCGCCGACCAGAATGCTGGTTCCTGCCAACCGCAAGGAACAGGCATATGCGATCGCAAAAAAGGCAGCCGAAAGCGCTGTCGTTGGTGACCCCAAGAATGAGGGTACAGTTATTGGTCCCCTTGTCAGCGACATTCAGTTTGAAAAGGTGCAAAACCTGATTGAAGCTGGCATTGAAGAAGGCGCGATTCTGTTGGCTGGGGGCACGGGCAAGCCAGACGGGCTGAATAAGGGTTATTTTGCTAAGCCTACAATTTTTGGTGATGTCAAAAATGAAATGACCATCGCACAAGAAGAAATATTTGGTCCGGTTCTATCAATGATTACCTATGATGATATTGATGATGCAGTATCTATTGCCAATGACACGGAATACGGACTTGCGGCTTATGTCTCAGGGCAAAATAAGAATGAGCTGACATCAATCGCAAGGCGGTTGCGTGCCGGCCAGGTGCATATCAATTATGGCTCAGGCGGCGCAGATGCGCCATTTGGGGGTTACAAGCAATCCGGTAACGGACGTGAAAAGGCTGAATGGGGCCTTGAAGAGTTCTTGGAAGTGAAAGCTATCCTCGGGGCATGA
- a CDS encoding ABC-type branched-chain amino acid transport systems, ATPase component (PFAM: ABC transporter): MLILDKVSAGYGAGQVLFNLSIQVEKGECVSLMGRNGMGKTTTIRTIMGQLPVQSGQIIRFGKTDQHVESFQIARAGFGLVPEGRLIFPNLSVAENLKTFFRPAQGDSEYEWTYKSVLELFPRLQERLEHNGNHLSGGEQQMLAIGRALITNPKLLILDEATEGLAPLIRKQIWACLDQLKTQGQSILIVDKDIRAIARLADRHYILDKGKVAWQGNSAELLDAPETINKYLGI, encoded by the coding sequence ATGCTGATTTTGGATAAGGTCAGTGCCGGGTATGGCGCAGGACAGGTGCTGTTTAACTTGTCTATCCAGGTCGAAAAGGGGGAATGTGTGTCTCTGATGGGGCGCAACGGCATGGGGAAAACCACAACCATCCGCACAATTATGGGTCAGCTACCGGTTCAGTCAGGCCAGATTATTCGCTTTGGAAAAACAGATCAGCATGTGGAAAGTTTTCAAATCGCCCGTGCCGGTTTCGGTCTTGTACCAGAAGGCCGGTTAATCTTTCCAAATTTATCTGTTGCCGAAAATCTGAAAACCTTCTTCCGACCGGCACAAGGTGACAGCGAATATGAATGGACATATAAAAGCGTGCTTGAGCTGTTTCCCCGCCTTCAAGAAAGGCTTGAGCATAATGGCAATCATCTGTCTGGGGGCGAGCAGCAAATGTTAGCCATTGGTCGTGCCTTAATCACAAATCCAAAACTGCTGATCCTTGATGAGGCAACCGAAGGGCTGGCCCCTCTGATCCGCAAACAAATATGGGCGTGCCTTGACCAGCTCAAGACACAAGGCCAGTCTATCCTGATCGTAGATAAAGATATCAGGGCAATCGCACGGCTAGCGGACCGTCATTATATTCTGGATAAGGGTAAGGTCGCCTGGCAGGGAAATTCAGCTGAGCTTCTTGACGCACCAGAGACAATCAACAAATATCTAGGGATCTGA
- a CDS encoding site-specific recombinase XerD (PFAM: Phage integrase family), producing the protein MATIRRRGKKWQAIVRHKSIGTTAKSFSTKSAALRWSLAQETAIESGTFGCLSPSEVTLGELFERYLSEITPSKRGADVERRRLKRLIRDDISGYQLDRLSSQILARFRDRRLLDGPRTCQYDLILIRHCIRLAINEWGLMLSSNPVDKVELPSSSKPRDRRLNSGEFEKLEKAARLTQNPHIWPLVVFAIETGMRRSEMLNISWSNVALDARIVHLPLTKNGSSRDVPLSSKASKVLEEQYAKQLTRPFPVTDNAFRLAWDRLRSRANLSDLRFHDLRHEAVSRFFEMGLSMPEVAIISGHKDPRMLFRYTHIKPENVLMKLS; encoded by the coding sequence GTGGCAACTATTCGTAGACGTGGAAAAAAATGGCAAGCAATTGTTAGACATAAGAGTATTGGGACAACGGCTAAATCCTTCTCCACTAAATCCGCTGCTCTAAGATGGTCGCTAGCACAGGAGACGGCCATTGAAAGTGGCACCTTTGGTTGTCTTAGCCCATCTGAAGTAACACTGGGTGAGCTTTTTGAGCGTTATCTTAGTGAGATTACGCCTTCCAAGCGTGGGGCGGATGTTGAAAGACGACGCCTCAAGAGGCTAATTCGGGACGATATCAGCGGCTATCAGCTAGATAGGCTGTCTTCTCAGATACTCGCAAGGTTTAGAGACAGAAGACTTCTAGATGGGCCTAGAACCTGTCAATACGACCTTATTCTAATAAGACACTGCATCAGATTAGCTATTAATGAATGGGGATTAATGCTATCTTCCAATCCTGTAGACAAAGTTGAGCTTCCCTCATCCTCCAAACCTAGAGACAGAAGATTAAATTCTGGGGAATTTGAGAAGCTTGAGAAAGCTGCACGTCTCACCCAAAACCCACACATCTGGCCGCTGGTAGTTTTTGCTATCGAAACAGGCATGAGACGGAGTGAGATGCTGAACATAAGTTGGAGCAATGTCGCTCTTGACGCTCGTATAGTTCACCTACCACTAACTAAGAATGGCTCATCGAGAGATGTGCCTCTATCTAGCAAAGCATCAAAAGTTTTAGAGGAACAGTACGCAAAGCAACTAACACGCCCTTTTCCCGTCACTGATAACGCTTTTAGGCTCGCTTGGGATAGGCTTCGGTCTCGGGCTAACTTGAGTGACTTGCGTTTTCATGACCTGAGACATGAAGCTGTAAGCAGATTTTTTGAGATGGGTTTATCTATGCCTGAAGTGGCTATAATTTCAGGTCATAAAGACCCAAGGATGCTGTTTAGATACACCCATATAAAACCAGAAAACGTCTTGATGAAGTTAAGTTAA
- a CDS encoding putative membrane transport protein, with product MTLASVTPFISGLNFLGKHARLCLPFGIFAALLLPDTGSQFRHIVPFIIVIIYASAMIRLDLWEALKGAVQPKRIVQNIGLSLLILVVVPCLFFFIAARLGLPNDYLTVLVWYAVAPPIASTVWMCLLLGFRPVLAMELVVMTSLLAPFSGPFLSSLFLPDVAVLHSFDLFVRLALMIIGGAGLAIIGQQFFGRQTISHNEKAFDGLSTIAMLLFLVPVFNGMSAQIAATPYLALYLLCLATLMNFGSQVIIVGAAFLFQDRRHRDSLNVMAVITGNRNVGLYYAALPYDPMMGLFTAMYQVPLYLTPLCLGWLSRRLSKDT from the coding sequence GTGACATTGGCTTCTGTTACACCCTTTATCAGCGGTCTTAATTTTTTGGGAAAACATGCCCGCTTATGCTTGCCTTTCGGGATTTTTGCCGCCCTTCTTCTGCCGGATACGGGCAGTCAGTTTAGGCATATTGTGCCATTCATTATTGTGATTATATACGCTTCAGCCATGATCCGGCTGGATTTATGGGAAGCGTTAAAAGGGGCTGTCCAGCCCAAGCGTATTGTGCAAAATATTGGCTTAAGTCTGCTTATCCTTGTCGTTGTGCCTTGCCTGTTTTTCTTCATTGCAGCCCGGCTTGGGTTACCCAATGATTATCTCACGGTTCTTGTGTGGTATGCGGTTGCCCCGCCTATCGCCTCAACTGTATGGATGTGCCTGCTGTTAGGGTTCAGACCTGTTTTAGCGATGGAACTGGTTGTGATGACCAGCCTCCTCGCCCCGTTTTCAGGCCCGTTCCTCAGCAGCCTATTTTTACCAGATGTGGCTGTGCTTCATTCATTTGACCTGTTTGTGCGTCTGGCGTTGATGATTATTGGCGGCGCAGGCCTTGCAATAATAGGTCAGCAATTTTTTGGACGCCAAACCATCAGCCATAATGAAAAAGCTTTTGATGGTCTGTCGACAATAGCCATGTTGTTATTTCTGGTTCCAGTCTTTAACGGAATGAGTGCGCAGATTGCAGCCACGCCTTATCTAGCGCTCTATCTTCTTTGTCTGGCCACGCTCATGAATTTTGGCAGCCAAGTCATAATCGTCGGAGCGGCTTTTTTATTTCAGGACAGACGTCATCGAGACAGTCTGAATGTGATGGCGGTGATAACCGGCAATCGGAATGTTGGCCTATATTACGCGGCCTTACCTTATGATCCGATGATGGGCTTATTCACCGCAATGTATCAAGTCCCTCTCTATCTGACGCCTTTATGTTTGGGCTGGCTGAGCAGGCGCCTCAGCAAAGATACATAA